The following proteins are encoded in a genomic region of Maribacter hydrothermalis:
- a CDS encoding DUF3098 domain-containing protein yields the protein MSKKNKVEQQSKQEFIFQKKNYMFMFIGLACIALGFILMSGGGSDDPNVFNPEIYNFRRIRLAPTLVLIGLGIEIYAILLNPHKKKE from the coding sequence ATGAGTAAAAAGAACAAAGTTGAACAGCAATCTAAACAAGAGTTTATTTTTCAAAAGAAAAATTACATGTTTATGTTTATTGGCCTTGCTTGTATTGCCCTCGGGTTTATTTTAATGAGTGGTGGCGGTAGTGACGACCCCAACGTATTTAATCCTGAAATCTATAATTTCAGAAGAATAAGATTAGCACCTACTTTGGTGCTTATTGGTTTAGGTATAGAAATTTATGCCATTTTGTTAAACCCTCATAAAAAGAAAGAATAA
- a CDS encoding undecaprenyl-diphosphate phosphatase, with protein sequence MDTLDAIILGIIQGLTEFLPVSSSGHLELGKAILGDHSVQEESLLFTVVLHFATALSTIVVFRKDIWEIISGLFQFKWNDESQFSAKIIISMLPAVFVGLFFEEQLESFFGGNIRFVGFMLIITAVLLYFADKAKDTNKKVSFRNAFIVGISQAIAMLPGISRSGATISTSVLLGVDKSKAARFSFLMVVPLIFGKIAKDLMSGDLTFDGENNVAMGAGFIAAFLAGLAACTWMIQLVRKSKLSYFAIYCLIVGLIAVFYGFTNP encoded by the coding sequence TTGGATACTTTAGACGCTATTATTCTTGGTATTATTCAAGGATTAACCGAGTTTTTGCCTGTTTCATCAAGTGGTCATTTAGAGTTAGGAAAAGCTATTTTAGGAGACCATTCTGTCCAAGAAGAGAGTTTACTTTTTACCGTTGTACTCCATTTTGCAACAGCATTAAGTACCATAGTTGTCTTCAGAAAAGACATTTGGGAAATTATCAGTGGTTTGTTTCAGTTTAAATGGAACGATGAAAGTCAGTTTTCCGCCAAAATTATTATCTCTATGCTTCCGGCGGTATTTGTAGGGTTATTTTTTGAAGAACAACTAGAGTCTTTCTTTGGTGGTAATATTCGGTTTGTTGGTTTTATGCTAATTATAACAGCAGTACTTTTATATTTTGCCGATAAAGCAAAAGACACCAATAAAAAAGTAAGCTTCCGAAATGCCTTTATTGTTGGAATTTCACAAGCTATTGCCATGCTGCCTGGAATATCTCGCAGTGGCGCTACCATCTCTACATCTGTACTTTTAGGTGTAGATAAATCAAAAGCTGCCCGATTTTCTTTCTTAATGGTAGTACCATTAATCTTTGGTAAAATTGCCAAAGACCTAATGAGCGGAGATTTAACTTTTGATGGAGAAAATAATGTAGCAATGGGGGCAGGCTTTATTGCTGCTTTCTTAGCTGGTTTAGCTGCTTGTACTTGGATGATACAATTAGTACGTAAAAGCAAACTATCTTATTTCGCTATCTACTGCTTAATCGTAGGTCTAATTGCAGTTTTTTATGGATTTACAAATCCGTAG
- the truB gene encoding tRNA pseudouridine(55) synthase TruB, producing the protein MKDLTKEDYLNGQLILIDKPLGWSSFQAVNKLKWAIRKKFSLKKFKIGHAGTLDPLATGLLVICTGKFTKKITEYQGQEKEYTGIITLGGTTPSYDLETEITESFTTDHITPDLIQATTRQFIGEIDQAPPVFSALKKDGKRLYELAREGKTVDIPKRKVTVSAFEIIKIDQLDVHFRIACSKGTYIRSIANDFGEALNSGAHLSLLRRTKIGDFNVNNGVDPLVFADTLLGPQENE; encoded by the coding sequence ATGAAAGATTTGACCAAAGAAGATTATTTAAATGGTCAGCTAATTTTGATTGACAAACCATTAGGTTGGTCATCGTTTCAAGCAGTCAATAAATTGAAATGGGCCATCCGTAAAAAATTCAGTTTAAAGAAATTTAAAATTGGACACGCTGGCACCTTAGACCCGTTAGCAACTGGTTTACTTGTAATCTGCACGGGAAAATTCACGAAAAAAATTACTGAATATCAAGGTCAAGAAAAAGAATATACCGGCATTATTACATTAGGCGGTACAACGCCCTCTTATGATCTAGAAACAGAAATCACCGAATCTTTTACAACTGACCATATCACGCCCGATTTAATACAAGCAACTACCCGCCAATTTATTGGTGAAATTGATCAGGCACCCCCTGTTTTTTCCGCATTAAAAAAAGATGGTAAACGTTTGTACGAACTGGCACGTGAAGGCAAGACAGTTGATATTCCAAAAAGAAAGGTTACCGTTAGTGCTTTTGAAATCATCAAAATAGACCAGCTAGATGTTCATTTTAGAATTGCTTGTAGTAAAGGCACCTATATACGTTCAATCGCCAATGATTTTGGTGAAGCACTTAACTCTGGCGCACATTTATCATTACTGAGAAGAACCAAAATAGGTGATTTCAACGTAAATAATGGTGTAGACCCTTTGGTCTTTGCAGATACTTTATTAGGTCCGCAAGAAAACGAATAA
- a CDS encoding thioredoxin family protein — protein MESVIENIIEKSLENSYSYAEYRNLVANLAKKGASTGPEQNEALAQYTQLNNSRMKRWDKTLKFSDEAIAKIKSVDHKIKWVVLTESWCGDASPALPVISKIAELNTNISLSIILRDENLEVMNRFLTNGSMSIPKLIAMDTDEDTIVATWGPRSMKATQLVEEYRAKYGLLTPELKQDLQVFYNKDKGQSVLDDILKLLPLK, from the coding sequence ATGGAATCAGTAATTGAAAACATAATAGAAAAGAGTTTAGAGAACAGTTATAGTTATGCTGAATATAGAAATTTAGTAGCTAATTTGGCTAAGAAAGGAGCATCTACAGGTCCTGAGCAAAACGAGGCATTAGCACAATACACTCAATTAAATAATAGCCGAATGAAACGATGGGACAAAACCCTAAAGTTTAGTGATGAGGCAATTGCAAAAATAAAATCTGTAGATCATAAGATTAAATGGGTGGTATTAACTGAAAGCTGGTGTGGCGATGCTTCACCTGCATTACCGGTAATAAGTAAAATAGCAGAATTAAATACTAATATATCCCTGTCAATAATTTTGCGTGATGAAAATTTAGAAGTAATGAATAGGTTTTTAACCAATGGGTCAATGTCTATACCTAAGTTAATAGCAATGGATACAGATGAAGATACTATCGTAGCAACATGGGGTCCTAGGTCTATGAAAGCTACACAATTGGTAGAAGAATATAGAGCAAAGTATGGCCTGTTAACGCCCGAGCTTAAACAAGATTTACAAGTTTTTTATAATAAGGATAAGGGTCAAAGTGTGCTTGATGATATACTGAAATTACTTCCCTTGAAATAG
- a CDS encoding YitT family protein, whose product MKQIKVNKKEDYKLLAKDTFFIITGIIAAAFGLESFLLPNSFIDGGATGISLLIAETADIPLYLLIIAVNIPFIFLGYKVIGKIFAIKTGFAILGLALVLAAINFPEVTQDKLLVAVFGGFFLGAGIGLSVRGGSVLDGTEVLAIFLSRKLGTTIGDIIILINILVFSAAAYMLSLETALYSMLTYLSASKTLDFVVEGIEEYTGVTIISESSEDIRLMIIDKLGRGLTIYKAKGGFGKNGVHSEYDVIYTVITRLEIRRLNIEITKIDPKAFVVMGKINDTRGGMIKKRSL is encoded by the coding sequence ATGAAGCAAATTAAAGTAAATAAAAAAGAGGATTATAAATTACTGGCAAAGGACACCTTTTTTATAATAACAGGAATTATTGCAGCAGCATTTGGTTTAGAAAGTTTTCTACTTCCTAATAGTTTTATTGATGGCGGGGCTACCGGTATTTCCCTTTTAATAGCCGAAACAGCGGATATTCCCTTATATCTATTGATAATTGCAGTAAATATTCCATTTATATTTTTAGGATATAAAGTAATTGGAAAAATATTTGCCATAAAAACAGGTTTTGCAATTTTAGGTCTTGCTTTAGTACTAGCGGCTATAAATTTTCCGGAGGTAACACAAGATAAGCTCTTGGTTGCTGTATTTGGAGGTTTCTTCCTAGGAGCTGGTATAGGCTTGTCGGTAAGAGGGGGTAGTGTACTTGACGGTACTGAGGTTTTAGCAATTTTTCTAAGCAGAAAATTAGGCACCACAATAGGTGATATTATAATTTTGATTAACATTTTAGTTTTTTCTGCAGCGGCGTACATGCTGTCATTGGAGACCGCTTTATATTCTATGCTAACCTATCTGTCAGCATCCAAAACATTGGATTTTGTAGTTGAGGGTATTGAAGAATATACCGGAGTCACCATTATATCCGAGTCAAGTGAAGATATAAGACTCATGATTATTGATAAATTAGGTCGTGGTCTTACAATTTATAAGGCTAAAGGCGGATTTGGAAAAAATGGTGTCCATAGTGAGTACGATGTTATTTATACGGTTATTACACGCTTAGAAATTCGCCGATTAAATATTGAAATCACTAAAATAGATCCCAAAGCGTTTGTTGTAATGGGTAAGATTAATGATACACGTGGCGGAATGATAAAGAAACGATCTTTGTAA
- a CDS encoding TolC family protein, whose product MRNITVVIYFLLGFFVNAQSTDSVQLNFKEYLGYVKRYHPIAKQAEMVLSVGQANLMKARGGFDPKVAVDYATKEFKGTEYYDLLNTTFKIPTWYGIEFKGSFEQYSGEYVNAERNVPENGLYSAGVSLSLGRGSWINERMATVKKAKFFREQSNADRDILVNQIIFDASLAYFNWLQAYRNSQVFTDFLSNAKVRLKGVGRSAMAGEIAAIDTVEAKIAVQNRALEMEQAKVILQNARLALSNYLWMGENIPVELQPNVVPDITLDVEIDQALEILGKPLDSFSIANHPKLKSLRYKIDGLEVDKRLKTNKLLPRIDVQYNFITDTPDSFDSFETQNYKGGLNFELPLFLRKERGDLKLAKLKLRDAEFEMDNAEVEIQNKVLAIYNELESFESQNVLIDDIVYSYKALLAAEERKFSFGESSLFLINSRESKLIDAVLKQNQVENKYFTAKAKLFNSLAVNPENL is encoded by the coding sequence ATGCGAAATATTACCGTAGTAATTTATTTTCTTCTTGGGTTTTTTGTCAACGCCCAAAGTACCGATTCAGTTCAGTTGAATTTTAAAGAGTATTTGGGGTATGTAAAAAGGTACCATCCCATTGCTAAACAAGCTGAGATGGTATTGAGCGTTGGGCAAGCAAATTTAATGAAAGCAAGAGGTGGTTTTGATCCTAAGGTAGCTGTAGACTATGCTACAAAAGAGTTTAAAGGGACGGAGTATTACGATCTACTGAATACTACTTTCAAAATACCTACATGGTACGGCATTGAGTTTAAAGGAAGTTTTGAACAGTATTCAGGAGAATATGTAAACGCAGAACGTAATGTCCCAGAAAATGGCTTGTATAGCGCTGGGGTTTCACTTTCTTTAGGTCGTGGGTCTTGGATTAACGAGCGTATGGCTACCGTTAAAAAAGCTAAATTTTTTAGAGAACAGTCCAATGCGGATAGAGATATATTGGTAAATCAAATCATTTTCGATGCTTCATTAGCTTATTTCAATTGGTTACAAGCGTATCGGAACAGTCAAGTATTTACTGATTTTCTTAGTAATGCAAAGGTTAGGTTAAAGGGTGTTGGGCGTAGTGCAATGGCTGGTGAAATAGCTGCAATTGATACAGTAGAAGCTAAAATTGCTGTGCAAAACAGAGCATTAGAAATGGAACAAGCTAAAGTTATATTACAAAATGCAAGGTTAGCGCTTTCTAATTATTTATGGATGGGAGAAAATATTCCAGTGGAACTACAGCCTAATGTTGTTCCAGATATTACCTTGGATGTGGAGATAGACCAAGCACTGGAAATTTTAGGAAAACCGTTAGATAGTTTTTCTATTGCGAATCATCCAAAGCTTAAATCATTAAGGTATAAAATTGATGGTTTAGAAGTGGATAAGCGCCTAAAAACCAATAAACTATTACCAAGAATAGATGTACAATATAATTTCATTACAGATACTCCCGATAGTTTTGATTCTTTTGAGACTCAAAATTATAAAGGAGGATTAAATTTTGAACTCCCACTCTTTTTAAGAAAAGAGCGCGGAGATTTAAAATTGGCCAAATTAAAATTAAGGGATGCAGAATTTGAGATGGATAACGCTGAAGTAGAAATACAGAATAAAGTTTTAGCAATATATAATGAGTTGGAGTCTTTTGAAAGCCAGAATGTTTTAATAGATGATATCGTATATAGTTATAAGGCACTTTTAGCTGCCGAAGAACGTAAGTTTAGCTTTGGTGAAAGTTCACTTTTTTTAATAAACTCAAGAGAAAGTAAATTGATTGATGCTGTATTAAAACAAAATCAGGTGGAGAATAAGTATTTTACAGCTAAGGCTAAATTGTTTAATAGTTTAGCCGTTAATCCTGAGAATTTGTAA
- a CDS encoding HlyD family secretion protein, whose amino-acid sequence MLNISNNKLNEKVSIERFKSVQKVSHQRHYKHFNRFLLAFAIFGFIVLFLPWTQTINSRGFLTTLTPGQRPQTIQSQIPGRIEEWFVKEGDYVEKGDTILFISEIKSEYFDPNLVERTGQQLKSKSSSVESYGDKVKSLDNQVAALFNERRLKLEQAKNKLLQSKLKAQSDSIDFEAAKTNIKIAERQYERTAQLESEGLKAVTDVEEKRLKLQETQAKLLSQENKLLAAKNEIINAEVEINSVQASYTDKISKAQSDKFTAMSNQFDSEAQVSKLENDFTNYQMRNELRYIRAPQNGYINTVITAGIGETFKEGTPLVGIMPADYDMAVETFVSPIDLPLIHLGEKVRIQFDGWPAIVFSGWPNVSYGTYAGEVVAIETFINANGKYRVLLSPDKEDQPWPSALRVGSGANTIALLEDVPIWYELWRQLNGFPPNYYQPQGAQSKSIKK is encoded by the coding sequence ATGCTTAATATATCTAACAATAAACTAAATGAAAAGGTGTCTATTGAGCGTTTTAAATCTGTTCAAAAGGTCAGTCATCAAAGACATTACAAGCATTTTAATCGTTTTTTACTAGCTTTTGCAATTTTTGGTTTTATCGTTTTGTTTCTTCCGTGGACACAAACTATAAATTCAAGAGGTTTTTTAACCACTTTAACTCCAGGGCAAAGACCTCAAACCATTCAATCCCAAATACCTGGTAGAATAGAAGAATGGTTTGTAAAAGAAGGTGATTATGTTGAAAAGGGAGATACCATTCTTTTTATATCGGAAATTAAATCTGAATATTTTGACCCTAATTTGGTTGAACGTACCGGTCAACAATTAAAATCTAAAAGCTCCTCGGTTGAGTCTTATGGAGATAAAGTAAAGTCCTTGGATAATCAAGTAGCTGCACTTTTTAATGAAAGAAGGTTAAAGCTGGAACAGGCAAAAAACAAATTGTTACAATCTAAATTAAAGGCACAAAGTGACAGTATTGATTTTGAAGCGGCAAAGACCAACATTAAAATTGCTGAGCGCCAATATGAAAGAACCGCCCAATTAGAAAGCGAAGGACTAAAGGCCGTTACAGATGTAGAAGAAAAACGATTAAAACTTCAAGAAACACAAGCTAAATTACTTTCGCAAGAGAATAAGCTGTTGGCAGCTAAAAATGAAATTATTAATGCCGAAGTTGAAATAAATAGCGTACAGGCTTCCTATACCGATAAAATATCTAAAGCACAAAGCGATAAGTTTACCGCAATGTCTAATCAATTTGATTCTGAGGCGCAGGTTAGCAAATTAGAAAATGATTTTACGAATTATCAAATGCGAAATGAGCTTCGTTATATTCGTGCACCTCAAAATGGCTATATCAATACGGTAATTACTGCCGGTATAGGGGAAACATTTAAAGAAGGGACTCCTTTAGTTGGTATTATGCCCGCAGATTATGATATGGCTGTAGAAACTTTTGTTAGTCCTATAGACTTACCCTTAATTCATTTAGGTGAAAAAGTAAGAATTCAGTTCGATGGTTGGCCTGCTATCGTATTTAGCGGTTGGCCAAATGTCTCTTATGGGACATATGCAGGTGAGGTTGTTGCAATTGAGACTTTTATAAATGCTAATGGAAAATATAGGGTTTTATTATCACCCGATAAAGAGGATCAACCATGGCCTAGCGCACTGCGTGTAGGTTCTGGTGCAAATACAATTGCTTTATTAGAAGATGTGCCAATTTGGTACGAGCTATGGAGGCAATTAAATGGTTTCCCTCCCAACTATTATCAGCCCCAAGGAGCTCAAAGTAAATCTATAAAGAAATAA
- a CDS encoding peptidase domain-containing ABC transporter, translating into MSKNILTAWQRFIGLLKLDKKDIFQVFYYAIFAGIVNLSLPLGIQAIINLMQGAQISSSWIVLVVLVTLGVAFVGILQLMQIRIIENVQQKIFTRSSFEFAYRFPKIKMSELYNYYPPELANRFFDTLTIQKSLSKVLIDFPAALLQIIFGLLLLSFYHPFFIVYGLLLLLLIYVVFKFTAQRGLDTSLDESKSKYKVAHWLQEVARSIVSFKLSGKTSHALDKNDTLVVEYLNARESHFRVIVLQFIQMIGFKVLVTAGLLLIGGLLVLNQEMNIGQFVAAEIIILLVISSVEKLITGLETFYDLLTSLEKMGQVVDKKLELQDGEKPFIENQAFTVELSDIVYSVPQQKREIISHLSLTISPSCTILLRGDSGSGKNTLLRIIAGIIEPDSGGVYLNGVSLKGVNLNYYRSHLGQSLPEESPFEGTILNNITFGDKEITFEQVYWALDKVGLADFVKRQPDGLNTVLYPEGKQIPYTVSKKIVLARSIVRKPKLLILKDPLDQFNIEEADRILNFLSDPENGWALLVVSENNKWIKKCSRIITMEKGKIINEISGKDA; encoded by the coding sequence ATGAGTAAAAATATTTTAACAGCATGGCAACGATTTATTGGGTTATTAAAACTCGATAAAAAAGATATTTTTCAGGTGTTCTACTACGCTATATTTGCTGGTATTGTAAACTTATCGCTTCCTTTGGGCATACAGGCAATTATTAATTTAATGCAAGGAGCTCAAATAAGTTCTTCGTGGATCGTACTTGTTGTTTTGGTGACTTTAGGCGTAGCCTTTGTAGGTATTTTACAATTAATGCAAATAAGAATCATTGAGAATGTGCAACAAAAAATATTCACAAGATCTTCATTTGAATTTGCATATAGATTTCCTAAAATTAAAATGAGTGAACTTTATAACTACTATCCTCCAGAGCTGGCGAATAGGTTTTTTGATACCTTGACAATACAAAAATCATTATCAAAAGTATTGATTGATTTTCCAGCGGCCTTGTTGCAGATTATATTTGGGCTGTTGCTACTCTCATTCTATCACCCGTTTTTTATTGTATATGGTTTATTACTGCTATTACTAATATATGTAGTATTTAAGTTTACGGCACAACGCGGTTTAGATACAAGCTTAGATGAATCTAAAAGCAAGTATAAGGTGGCCCATTGGTTGCAAGAAGTTGCCCGTTCTATAGTAAGTTTTAAGTTATCTGGCAAAACATCACATGCCTTAGATAAGAACGACACCTTGGTGGTAGAGTACCTAAACGCCAGAGAAAGTCATTTTAGGGTAATTGTTTTACAATTTATACAAATGATCGGTTTTAAGGTTCTGGTTACGGCAGGACTTTTGCTAATTGGCGGATTATTAGTGTTAAACCAAGAAATGAATATTGGGCAGTTTGTAGCTGCAGAAATTATAATTCTATTGGTGATCAGCTCTGTAGAGAAGTTAATAACTGGACTGGAAACATTTTATGATTTACTGACCTCATTAGAAAAAATGGGACAAGTTGTAGATAAAAAATTAGAGCTACAAGATGGCGAAAAGCCATTTATAGAGAACCAGGCTTTTACGGTAGAATTAAGCGATATTGTTTATAGTGTACCACAGCAAAAAAGAGAAATAATTTCACATCTTAGTTTAACTATTTCTCCCTCATGTACAATTTTGCTTCGTGGTGATAGTGGTTCAGGTAAAAATACGTTGTTAAGAATAATTGCAGGAATTATAGAGCCAGATAGTGGTGGAGTGTATTTAAATGGAGTTTCATTAAAGGGAGTGAACCTAAATTATTATCGATCACATTTAGGGCAGTCATTACCAGAAGAATCTCCTTTTGAAGGTACCATATTAAATAATATCACTTTTGGAGATAAAGAAATAACATTTGAACAGGTTTATTGGGCGTTAGATAAGGTAGGTTTAGCGGATTTTGTAAAAAGACAACCAGATGGATTAAATACCGTTCTTTATCCAGAGGGAAAGCAAATACCTTATACAGTTTCAAAGAAAATTGTTCTTGCTAGAAGTATAGTGCGCAAACCTAAACTACTCATATTAAAAGACCCCCTAGACCAGTTCAATATAGAAGAAGCTGACCGAATTTTAAACTTTTTAAGCGACCCTGAAAATGGTTGGGCCTTGCTTGTGGTAAGTGAAAATAATAAATGGATTAAGAAATGTTCACGCATTATTACTATGGAAAAAGGAAAGATTATTAACGAAATATCGGGAAAAGATGCTTAA
- a CDS encoding TetR/AcrR family transcriptional regulator → MDRLLQGVQIKINEKLYLKDPESSDLGKKIIETSIQMINEMGFENFTFKKLGLQIGSNESSIYRYFENKHKLLIYLTSWYWGWMEYQLVFATNSIKNSKEKLLKAILIMTREIKEDSAFSHINEVALNTIVINEYSKSYLTKEVDAENREGYFVIYKRLIGRLRDMIKEVNTTYQYPSSLASTILENGLHQYFLKEHFPSLTDCNEQVSPTQYLTHLVFNTLNQDLHE, encoded by the coding sequence ATGGACAGACTATTACAAGGGGTACAAATAAAAATCAACGAGAAGTTGTATTTGAAAGATCCAGAATCTTCAGATTTGGGAAAGAAAATTATAGAAACAAGTATTCAGATGATTAATGAAATGGGTTTTGAAAACTTTACATTCAAAAAGTTAGGATTGCAAATAGGGTCTAATGAAAGTTCCATCTATCGTTACTTTGAAAATAAACATAAGTTGTTGATATATTTAACTTCATGGTATTGGGGTTGGATGGAATATCAATTAGTATTTGCTACAAATAGCATTAAAAATTCTAAAGAAAAATTATTAAAGGCCATTTTAATAATGACCAGGGAAATAAAAGAAGACTCTGCCTTTTCTCATATTAATGAAGTCGCATTAAATACAATTGTTATTAATGAGTATTCTAAATCGTATTTAACTAAAGAGGTGGATGCTGAAAATAGAGAGGGGTATTTTGTCATCTATAAAAGACTTATAGGAAGGCTAAGAGATATGATCAAAGAAGTGAATACAACCTACCAGTACCCATCTAGTTTGGCAAGTACCATATTGGAGAACGGACTTCATCAATATTTTTTAAAGGAGCATTTTCCTTCACTTACAGATTGTAATGAGCAGGTTTCTCCAACACAATATTTAACACATTTGGTTTTTAATACTTTAAATCAAGACCTTCATGAGTAA
- a CDS encoding DNA-3-methyladenine glycosylase I: MEPNRCGWCKGDTLYEAYHDQEWGVPIKDDDLLFEFLVLETFQAGLSWITILKRREHFRVAFDHFEYKKIAKYPESKILELLQDEGIIRNKLKVRATVTNAQAFIKIQEEFGSFSSYIWSFVDNAQVKNNITNYKDAPANTPTSDAISKDLKKRGFKFVGSTIMYAFMQATGMVNDHEVNCFRYSEV; the protein is encoded by the coding sequence ATGGAACCAAATAGATGCGGTTGGTGCAAAGGAGATACACTTTATGAAGCTTACCACGATCAAGAGTGGGGAGTACCCATAAAAGACGATGACTTACTATTTGAATTTCTTGTTTTAGAAACTTTCCAAGCTGGTTTAAGCTGGATCACCATCTTAAAAAGACGTGAACATTTTAGAGTTGCATTTGATCATTTCGAATATAAAAAAATTGCCAAATACCCTGAATCCAAAATTCTAGAGCTATTACAAGATGAAGGAATTATTAGAAATAAATTAAAAGTACGTGCCACGGTAACTAACGCCCAAGCATTCATTAAAATCCAAGAAGAATTTGGCAGTTTCAGTAGTTATATTTGGTCATTTGTAGATAATGCTCAAGTTAAAAACAACATAACAAATTACAAAGATGCACCTGCAAATACCCCTACTTCTGATGCTATTAGTAAAGATTTAAAAAAGCGAGGATTTAAATTTGTTGGCAGCACCATTATGTATGCTTTTATGCAGGCGACAGGTATGGTCAATGATCATGAAGTTAATTGTTTTAGATACTCAGAAGTCTAA
- the aat gene encoding leucyl/phenylalanyl-tRNA--protein transferase, with product MEKEQHKLFFLTDKLVFPPVDSANSDGLLAVGGDLSPERLLLAYKKGIFPWFDNDSIILWWSPNPRMVLYPDKIRVSKSMKKVIRDDKFKLTKNTCFNEVLEHCSSVSRKGQDGTWITKEMKNAYLELYERGIAKSYEVWEGENLVGGLYGIDLGHVFCGESMFSLTSNASKFAFIKLAEELRDKEYGIIDCQLHTEHLASMGAQEISRKEFVRLLNAR from the coding sequence GTGGAAAAAGAGCAACATAAATTGTTTTTTTTAACGGACAAATTAGTTTTTCCTCCGGTTGATTCTGCAAATTCTGACGGGCTGCTTGCGGTTGGCGGTGATTTGTCTCCAGAACGCTTATTATTGGCCTATAAAAAAGGTATTTTTCCTTGGTTCGATAATGATTCGATTATATTATGGTGGAGTCCTAATCCAAGAATGGTCTTGTATCCAGATAAGATTAGGGTGTCTAAGAGCATGAAAAAAGTAATTAGAGACGATAAATTTAAATTAACAAAAAACACATGTTTTAATGAAGTTTTAGAGCATTGTTCCTCAGTTTCTAGAAAAGGTCAGGATGGCACTTGGATAACCAAGGAGATGAAAAATGCCTATTTAGAGTTATATGAACGCGGTATTGCTAAATCATATGAGGTTTGGGAAGGTGAAAATTTAGTAGGTGGATTGTATGGTATTGATTTGGGCCATGTTTTTTGTGGAGAAAGTATGTTCAGTTTAACGTCCAATGCATCTAAATTTGCCTTTATTAAATTAGCAGAAGAATTAAGGGATAAAGAATATGGTATAATAGATTGTCAATTACATACAGAGCATTTGGCAAGTATGGGTGCACAAGAAATATCTAGAAAAGAGTTTGTAAGACTTTTAAATGCGCGTTAA
- a CDS encoding DUF3127 domain-containing protein, translated as MEIEGKVKLIGETQTFGSNGFRKREVVVTTDEQYPQHIMVEFVQDKCDLLNSYKVGQDVKVSINLRGREWTNPQGEVKYFNSIQGWRIEGSAQAASASGMPPVAPMEAFDPADDLNEEDHDDLPF; from the coding sequence ATGGAAATAGAAGGCAAAGTAAAATTAATTGGAGAAACCCAAACCTTTGGTTCAAATGGGTTTAGAAAAAGAGAAGTAGTAGTAACTACGGACGAACAATATCCTCAACATATAATGGTAGAGTTTGTTCAAGATAAGTGCGATTTATTGAATTCTTATAAGGTTGGGCAAGATGTAAAAGTTAGTATTAATCTTAGAGGTCGCGAGTGGACAAACCCGCAAGGTGAGGTAAAGTACTTTAACTCCATTCAAGGTTGGAGAATAGAGGGTTCGGCACAGGCTGCGTCAGCATCAGGAATGCCACCGGTGGCACCTATGGAGGCATTTGATCCAGCTGATGATTTAAACGAAGAGGATCATGATGATCTTCCGTTTTAA